A window of Echeneis naucrates chromosome 13, fEcheNa1.1, whole genome shotgun sequence contains these coding sequences:
- the LOC115052749 gene encoding mannan-binding lectin serine protease 1-like, which translates to MRLIEGRTEEDFTNMKLALFLLLLTVIVDGELRFLSDMYGSLQSPNFPEPYPQEMELHWNISVPNGFKVKLYFSYFDLEPSYLCEYDFIKVEAEGEVLALFCGREASDTEAVPAQQVITSPKNSLSVLFSSDFSNEERYLGFIAHYSAVDVDECSNRMDEDLLCDHFCHNYIGGYYCSCRYGYLLHSDNRTCRG; encoded by the exons ACTGGCCTTGTTCCTGCTCCTTTTGACAGTCATAGTTGATGGTGAGCTGCGATTTTTGTCAGACATGTACGGCAGCCTACAGTCTCCAAACTTCCCAGAACCCTACCCCCAAGAGATGGAGCTTCACTGGAACATCAGCGTTCCCAATGGCTTCAAGGTCAAACTCTATTTCAGCTACTTTGACTTGGAGCCATCCTACCTGTGTGAGTACGACTTCATCAAG GTGGAAGCAGAGGGGGAGGTGCTGGCTCTGTTCTGTGGAAGGGAGGCATCAGACACAGAGGCAGTGCCAGCTCAGCAAGTCATAACCTCCCCAAAAAACTCCCTGAGtgtcctcttctcctctgactTTTCCAACGAGGAGAGATACTTGGGCTTTATTGCTCATTACAGCGCTGTGG ATGTAGATGAGTGCAGCAATCGCATGGATGAAGATCTGCTCTGTGATCATTTCTGTCACAACTACATCGGAGGATACTACTGCTCCTGTCGCTATGGTTACCTGCTGCACAGTGATAACCGCACCTGCAGAGGTTAG